In Pseudomonas sp. R76, one genomic interval encodes:
- a CDS encoding 2-dehydro-3-deoxy-6-phosphogalactonate aldolase, translating to MLKQALAHNGLIAILRGVRSDEAEAIGQVLYQAGFRVIEVPLNSPDPYTSIRTLRDSLPADCLIGAGTVLTPEQVEQVKAAGGQVIVMPHSDAKVLRAAKAAGLYLSPGVATPTEAFAALAEGADVLKLFPAEQMGPGVIKAWLAVLPTGTLLLPVGGVTPDNMQVYFDAGAKGFGLGSGLFKPGMSVDQVASSAQAYVAAWNALN from the coding sequence ATGCTCAAGCAAGCACTCGCACACAACGGTTTGATCGCAATCCTGCGCGGCGTTCGATCAGACGAAGCCGAGGCGATTGGCCAGGTGCTCTATCAGGCCGGCTTTCGGGTGATCGAAGTGCCGCTGAATTCGCCGGACCCTTACACCAGCATCCGCACCCTGCGCGACAGCCTGCCCGCCGATTGCCTGATCGGCGCGGGCACCGTGTTGACGCCGGAGCAGGTCGAGCAGGTCAAAGCCGCGGGTGGCCAAGTGATCGTCATGCCCCATAGCGATGCCAAGGTGCTGCGCGCAGCGAAAGCAGCGGGCTTGTACCTGTCGCCGGGTGTGGCCACGCCCACCGAAGCCTTCGCCGCACTGGCCGAAGGCGCCGACGTGTTGAAGCTGTTCCCGGCCGAGCAAATGGGCCCGGGTGTAATCAAGGCGTGGCTGGCGGTACTGCCGACGGGCACGTTGTTGCTGCCGGTGGGCGGTGTGACCCCGGACAACATGCAGGTGTATTTCGACGCGGGCGCCAAGGGCTTCGGCTTGGGTTCCGGGTTGTTCAAGCCGGGCATGTCCGTGGACCAAGTGGCGAGCAGCGCCCAGGCGTATGTCGCCGCGTGGAACGCGTTGAATTGA
- the dgoD gene encoding galactonate dehydratase, with protein MKITKLTTFIVPPRWCFLKVETDQGVTGWGEPVVEGRAHTVAAAVEELSDYLIGKDPRNIEDIWTVLYRGGFYRGGAVHMSALAGIDQALWDIKGKALGVSVSDLLGGQVRDKIRVYSWIGGDRPADTARAAKEAVARGFTAVKMNGTEELQFVDSFEKVDLALANVAAVRDAVGPNVGIGVDFHGRVHKPMAKVLMKELDPYKLMFIEEPVLSENYEALKELAPLTSTPIALGERLFSRWDFKRVLSEGYVDIIQPDASHAGGITETRKIANMAEAYDVALALHCPLGPIALAACLQLDAVCYNAFIQEQSLGIHYNESNDLLDYVRDPGVFDYDKGFVKIPNGPGLGIEINEEYVIERAAIGHRWRNPIWRHADGSFAEW; from the coding sequence ATGAAAATCACCAAATTGACCACCTTCATCGTCCCGCCGCGCTGGTGCTTCCTCAAGGTCGAAACCGACCAGGGCGTGACCGGCTGGGGTGAGCCTGTGGTCGAAGGCCGCGCGCACACCGTGGCGGCCGCCGTCGAAGAACTGTCCGACTACCTGATCGGCAAAGACCCACGCAATATCGAAGACATCTGGACCGTGCTCTATCGCGGCGGCTTCTACCGGGGCGGCGCCGTGCACATGAGCGCCCTCGCCGGTATCGACCAGGCGCTGTGGGACATCAAGGGCAAGGCACTGGGTGTGTCGGTCAGTGACCTGCTCGGCGGCCAGGTGCGCGACAAGATCCGCGTGTATTCGTGGATCGGTGGCGACCGCCCGGCTGACACTGCGCGCGCGGCCAAAGAGGCCGTGGCGCGTGGTTTTACCGCAGTGAAAATGAACGGCACCGAAGAGCTGCAATTCGTCGACAGCTTTGAAAAAGTCGACCTGGCCCTGGCCAACGTCGCCGCCGTGCGCGATGCGGTGGGCCCGAACGTCGGCATCGGCGTCGACTTCCATGGCCGGGTGCACAAGCCCATGGCCAAGGTGCTGATGAAAGAACTCGACCCCTACAAACTGATGTTTATCGAAGAGCCGGTGCTCAGCGAAAACTACGAAGCCCTCAAAGAGCTGGCGCCGCTGACCAGCACGCCGATTGCCCTGGGCGAGCGCCTGTTCTCGCGTTGGGACTTCAAGCGCGTACTCAGCGAAGGCTACGTCGACATCATCCAGCCCGATGCTTCCCACGCCGGGGGCATCACCGAAACCCGCAAGATCGCCAACATGGCCGAAGCCTACGACGTGGCCCTGGCCCTGCACTGCCCGCTGGGCCCGATTGCCTTGGCGGCCTGCCTGCAATTGGACGCGGTTTGCTACAACGCGTTTATCCAGGAGCAAAGCCTGGGCATTCACTACAACGAGAGCAACGACTTGCTCGACTACGTGCGCGACCCGGGCGTGTTCGACTATGACAAAGGCTTTGTGAAGATCCCCAACGGGCCGGGCCTGGGCATCGAGATCAACGAGGAATACGTGATCGAACGCGCGGCCATCGGCCACCGCTGGCGCAACCCGATCTGGCGGCATGCCGACGGCAGCTTTGCCGAGTGGTAA